One window of Nicotiana tomentosiformis chromosome 11, ASM39032v3, whole genome shotgun sequence genomic DNA carries:
- the LOC104111639 gene encoding uncharacterized protein yields MMLQAKIPIINGGLKFKEKTLTFSEFHNSAVKKFEYGSMHSTGLASSRTRSQAIRVLANPNVSPGKERVRKEVIMVDPSEAKRLAAKQMDEIKAKERFQRRRQIEAINGAWAMIGLTAGLVIEGYTGLSIPSQLASYLAAVVGIFMR; encoded by the exons atgatgCTTCAAGCTAAGATACCCATTATCAATGGAGGGCTGAAGTTTAAGGAAAAGACTTTAACTTTCTCAGAATTTCATAATTCAGCTGTGAAAAA GTTTGAATATGGGAGCATGCACAGCACTGGCTTGGCTTCATCGAGAACCAGGAGTCAAGCAATTCGCGTCCTGGCTAATCCTAAT GTATCTCCAGGAAAAGAGAGAGTAAGGAAGGAAGTGATAATGGTGGATCCTTCAGAAGCCAAGCGGTTAGCTGCAAAGCAAATGGACGAAATTAAAGCTAAAGAGAGATTTCAA AGACGGCGACAAATAGAAGCAATTAATGGTGCATGGGCTATGATTGGTCTTACGGCAGGATTAGTCATTGAAGGTTACACCGGACTCAGCATTCCGTCTCAG TTGGCGAGCTACTTAGCTGCAGTCGTGGGGATATTTATGAGATAG